A single Sulfurospirillum tamanense DNA region contains:
- a CDS encoding potassium/proton antiporter yields the protein MLGTLEVYLIIAASLMLLSVIASKLSDKFGIPALFIFLGIGMLAGSDGVLGIYFDDAFFAQTVGTLALIFILFAGGLDTLWKSIRPVLKEGLLLATLGVVLTAGLVAGAVYVLLEVSFLEAFLLGAIISSTDAAAVFAIFRAKGLAIRKRLGSLLELESGSNDPMAIFLTITILQVIALPQSASFEELLLEFLLQFFIGGIMGYGFGVMMPSLFNKLHLAHYGLYVVFSIGWVLLLFGGATFLGGNGFLAVYVAGICINAREFVHKKNLIGFHDGLAWVMQIWVFLTLGLLVFPSDLPAVALPALGIALWLIFIARPLGVLFTLLFSTLHLREKLFTSWVGLRGAVPIILATYPFMYKLEHASLIFNTVFFVVLASILIQGTTLPLMARILGVEAPPQKTPQEPPSSPLLGRTLKQFYINENTYAIGKSLAELTLPLNFLVLLLKREGEYIKPTGSTIFQEGDLLLVQCEDSLVFNHTFAFLTHGPKE from the coding sequence ATGCTGGGCACGCTTGAAGTGTATTTAATTATTGCCGCAAGCCTCATGCTTTTGAGTGTCATTGCTAGCAAACTTTCTGACAAGTTTGGAATTCCCGCTTTGTTTATTTTTTTGGGCATTGGAATGCTTGCAGGTTCAGATGGCGTACTTGGTATTTATTTTGATGATGCATTTTTTGCGCAAACCGTGGGCACTTTAGCGCTTATTTTTATTTTATTTGCAGGAGGCCTTGACACCCTATGGAAGTCTATTCGTCCTGTTCTAAAAGAGGGGCTTTTGCTAGCTACTCTTGGTGTGGTCTTGACTGCAGGGCTAGTAGCTGGAGCTGTCTATGTTTTGCTGGAGGTTTCGTTTCTTGAGGCATTTTTGCTAGGCGCTATCATCTCTTCCACCGACGCGGCTGCTGTATTTGCTATTTTTCGTGCCAAAGGTCTTGCTATTCGCAAGCGTTTAGGCTCTCTTCTTGAACTTGAGTCTGGCAGCAATGATCCCATGGCTATCTTTCTCACTATCACTATCTTGCAAGTTATTGCCCTACCTCAAAGTGCTAGTTTTGAAGAGCTACTCTTGGAATTTCTTTTACAATTTTTCATAGGTGGCATCATGGGGTATGGATTTGGTGTCATGATGCCTTCTTTGTTTAATAAACTTCATCTAGCACATTATGGCTTGTATGTGGTCTTTAGCATTGGGTGGGTTTTGCTGCTCTTTGGCGGAGCAACTTTCTTGGGAGGCAATGGCTTTTTGGCTGTTTATGTTGCAGGGATTTGCATTAATGCGCGCGAATTTGTCCATAAAAAAAATCTCATAGGATTTCACGACGGACTTGCTTGGGTGATGCAAATCTGGGTCTTTTTAACCTTGGGTTTGCTTGTTTTTCCCTCAGACCTTCCTGCCGTAGCGCTTCCTGCTCTTGGTATTGCACTATGGCTTATTTTTATTGCACGTCCCTTGGGTGTTCTTTTTACCTTGCTTTTTAGCACACTTCACTTGCGTGAAAAACTGTTCACCTCTTGGGTTGGGCTGCGTGGCGCTGTTCCTATTATTTTGGCAACATACCCATTTATGTATAAACTTGAACATGCTTCTTTGATTTTTAACACAGTATTTTTTGTTGTGCTTGCTTCTATTTTAATCCAAGGAACTACACTTCCATTGATGGCACGCATTCTTGGCGTAGAGGCGCCCCCGCAAAAAACGCCCCAAGAGCCTCCAAGCTCCCCTTTGCTTGGCCGCACATTAAAACAATTTTACATCAATGAAAATACTTATGCCATAGGGAAAAGCTTGGCCGAACTCACACTTCCCTTGAACTTTCTTGTATTGCTTTTAAAGCGTGAAGGAGAGTATATAAAGCCAACAGGCTCTACTATTTTCCAAGAGGGCGATTTACTTTTGGTCCAATGCGAAGATAGCCTTGTGTTCAATCACACCTTTGCATTTTTAACCCACGGCCCAAAAGAGTGA